A genomic region of Aspergillus oryzae RIB40 DNA, chromosome 1 contains the following coding sequences:
- a CDS encoding class II fructose-bisphosphate aldolase (fructose/tagatose bisphosphate aldolase), whose amino-acid sequence MLCIALIWIDCLANSWNSYNNDGVMAVTRAAEAKRSPALIETFPWTMHFQGPHFVKYIVEAAHAASVPIGVHLDHRMDPAEVEQALKLPIDSMMVDASRLEPEENIEYCRQITEQAKIKGITVEAEMGRINGGEDGIPDASHLEEIWTDPQHAEEFTRRTGVQFLAPSFGNIHGPYPEGGSEKYWQLDRLKLIADAIGPTIPRVIHGTHPVPDWLFHKAIATGARKININRNARDGYTAFVAENADRLELTALKEQSVAIYQRSVEHLMDVLGSSGKAH is encoded by the exons ATGCTTTGCATAGCATTGATTTGGATTGATTGTCTCGCTAACTCGTGGAATAGCTACAACAATGATGGTGTAATGGCAGTCACTCGTGCCGCCGAGGCCAAGCGCTCTCCCGCATTAATCGAAACCTTTCCATGGACAATGCACTTCCAAGGCCCACATTTCGTCAAGTACATCGTGGAAGCCGCCCACGCTGCCTCAGTTCCTATCGGGGTCCATCTCGATCACCGTATGGATCCAGCCGAAGTTGAGCAAGCCTTGAAACTGCCCATCGACTCCATGATGGTCGATGCGTCGAGGCTGGAGCCGGAGGAAAACATCGAATATTGCAGACAGATCACGGAGCAAGCCAAGATAAAGGGAATCACTGTTGAGGCCGAAATGGGACGTATCAATGGCGGAGAGGACGGGATTCCGGATGCCAGCCACCTCGAAGAGATCTGGACTGATCCACAACACGCGGAGGAATTCACCCGACGAACAGGTGTTCAATTTCTGGCGCCTTCATTTGGCAATATCCATGGACCTTACCCTGAAGGTGGCTCTGAGAAATATTGGCAGCTTGATCG GCTTAAATTGATTGCTGATGCCATTGGTCCTACCATTCCTCGGGTAATTCATGGAACGCATCCCGTCCCGGACTGGCTTTTTCATAAGGCCATTGCAACGGGGGCTCGtaagatcaatatcaaccgGAATGCTCGTGATGGATACACAGCCTTCGTGGCCGAGAATGCTGACCGCTTGGAGCTTACTGCTTTGAAGGAACAGTCCGTGGCAATCTATCAAAGATCAGTAGAACACTTGATGGATGTCCTTGGTTCATCCGGGAAGGCGCATTAG